A window of the Zeugodacus cucurbitae isolate PBARC_wt_2022May chromosome 4, idZeuCucr1.2, whole genome shotgun sequence genome harbors these coding sequences:
- the LOC128921524 gene encoding uncharacterized protein LOC128921524, with protein sequence MRARVRKILLAESSLLVRQQILRFCKQKRFQVHPICKERKSHGEFHHLHSRLLQYPEKFMEYYRMRIDTFNYILNNISKHIEKNTRNQKTPIDAVERLALTIRFLATGNSFRSLAFSYRIGIATVAKITREVCAALWTSLVSKHLNRKTNEEFIKIADEFYSKWGFPNCIGSIDGKHIRCKRPPHSGSMFFNYKHFFSIVLQGVASADYKFTAIEVGAYGKQSDGGIFEASTLHKLIETGEYEIPEERNLPGTEIAAPFVMLGDEAYPLRKYLLRPYSKTNLNNDSELFNTMLSKSRKSIECAFGIITNKWRLLTKSIETDIYGAELFVKTICLLHNIIIDKEGVCMQTLMQVQQTIPINMNRQRQYNRSSEAATTIRNNFKEYFVQKNVIFT encoded by the exons ATGCGTGCACGTGTTCGTAAAATTTTGCTTGCAGAAAGTAGTCTTTTAGTGCGTCAGCAGATTTTAAGGTTTTGTAAACAGAAAAGATTCCAAGTGCATCCAATTTGCAAAGAACGCAAAAGCCATGGAGAGTTCCATCATTTACACAGCCGCCTTCTACAATATCCTGAGAAATTTATGGAGTATTACCGAATGAGAATTGACACATTTAATTATATCTTGAATAATATATCCAaacatatagaaaaaaatactagaaatcAGAAAACACCAATTGATGCTGTAGAAAGGCTCGCACTGACCATAAG gtTTTTAGCAACGGGAAATTCATTCCGATCTTTGGCTTTTTCTTATCGCATAGGAATTGCCACAGTGGCCAAAATTACTAGAGAAGTATGTGCCGCCCTTTGGACGTCTCTGGTTTCCAAACATTTGAATCGCAAAACAAatgaagaatttataaaaatagcagACGAATTTTACTCCAAATGGGGATTTCCGAATTGCATTGGAAGTATCGACGGCAAACATATTCGTTGCAAAAGGCCACCGCATTCTGGCAGCATGTTTTTCAActacaaacactttttttccaTCGTTTTACAAGGCGTTGCCTCTGCTGACTACAAGTTTACTGCCATTGAAGTTGGAGCATATGGCAAACAGAGTGATGGTGGCATTTTTGAAGCTTCAACATTACATAAGCTTATAGAAACTGGAGAATATGAAATTCCAGAAGAGCGGAATCTACCAGGCACAGAAATTGCAGCACCATTCGTAATGCTTGGGGATGAAGCATATCCactcagaaaatatttattgcgcccatattctaaaacaaatttgaaCAATGACTCTGAACTATTCAACACAATGCTATCTAAATCCAGAAAATCCATTGAATGTGCTTTTGGTATTATTACAAACAAATGGCGTTTACTAACCAAATCAATCGAAACTGatatttatggtgcagaactATTTGTTAAAACTATTTGTTTGTTACACAATATTATAATTGATAAAGAGGGAGTTTGTATGCAAACCTTAATGCAAGTTCAGCAAACTATTCCCATAAATATGAATAGGCAGAGGCAGTATAACAGAAGCTCTGAAGCTGCTACGACTATACGAAACAATTTTAAGgaatattttgttcaaaaaaatgttatattcacTTAA
- the LOC128921525 gene encoding uncharacterized protein LOC128921525 — MDKFIEKVRNKECLWNLRHPDYHNRNKIRKAWEEVEKECGLEAGSGAKKWKNLKDTYRRELRKETVVASGSAAMPQSKWTHFKDMCFLQDTMESRSMSGNLINETSCDELVELDDEDKSETPESIKLMQPTPKKLKKKLTESSAFLELEEKKLKLLEKSNDEEDDDYHFLMSFKKYMKNMGEEKKLKFRIKMQEVLYDIMYGRDNQESATPVSIISYVSSSPNIETQDSNSFIFPNAQNFN; from the exons ATGgacaaatttattgaaaaagtgcGAAATAAAGAATGTTTGTGGAATCTGCGTCATCCAGATTATCATAATAGAAACAAAATCAGAAAAGCTTGGGAAGAAGTTGAGAAAGAATGCGGTTTGGAAG CTGGCTCTGgtgcaaaaaaatggaaaaacttGAAAGACACCTATCGTAGAGAACTTCGTAAGGAAACTGTGGTTGCTTCAGGCAGCGCTGCAATGCCGCAATCAAAATGGACACATTTTAAGGATATGTGTTTTTTACAAGATACTATGGAATCGCGCTCCATGTCAGGTAACTTGATCAATGAAACAAGTTGTGATGAATTGGTGGAACTTGATGATGAAGATAAATCAGAAACTCCTGAATCCATAAAATTGATGCAGCCTACacctaaaaaattaaagaaaaaacttacAGAAAGCTCAGCGTTTTTGGAGTTGGAGGAAAAGAAGCTTAAGCTTCTAGAAAAAAGCAACGATGAGGAGGATGATGATTACCATTTTCTTATGAGTTTCAAAAAGTACATGAAAAATATgggtgaagaaaaaaaattaaaatttcgcatAAAAATGCAGGAGGTTCTGTACGACATTATGTACGGCAGAGATAATCAGGAATCGGCTACGCCAGTTTCTATTATTAGTTATGTAAGCAGCAGCCCAAATATTGAAACGCAGGATTCAAACAGCTTCATTTTTCCAAAtgcgcaaaattttaattaa